The Cyanobacterium sp. T60_A2020_053 DNA segment TGGTGGACTCCAAGCGGTCGTCAAAAAGCCAAAATCCGCTTACAAGCATCGACAAAAAAATCTTCTTCTTCTAGCAATAAAAATGAGAAAGGTTACTTTAGTTTAGACAGTATTATTCAATATCAATATCAGTTAGCTATTGGCAATGAAATTGTTACACCTCAAGAATGGCAACAATTATTAGACGCTAAAATACCTTTAATTAAATTGAGGGGAGAATGGGTAGAATTAGACCAAAATCAGATGCAGAAAATGCTAGAATTTTGGCAAAATAATCAGGAAGAAAATAACGAAAAGAGTTTGTTAGAATTGATGAAAATTGCCACGGAAGAAGTGGATATGTTTGAAGTTTCTCATGATGAGAGTTTAGCCCAAATGATGGCAAAATTAATGGATTATACTCAACTAGAATTAACTAATAATCCTGATAATTTTCTAGGGAATTTAAGGGAATATCAAAAGAGAGGTGTTTCTTGGTTGAAATTTTTAGAGCAGTTAGGTTTAAATGGTTGTTTAGCTGATGATATGGGTTTAGGAAAAACAGTGCAAGTTATCGCCCATTTAGTTCAGGAAAAAAATGAAAATAAACAGTTATTGCCTACTTTATTAATTGCCCCGACTTCGGTGGTAGGAAATTGGTATAAGGAAGTGGAAAAATTTGCCCCTCATCTTCAGGTAATGATTCATCATGGGGGCGATCGAATTTCTGAAGAAAAAATCTTTAAAACTGAGGCAAAAAATTATGATTTAATTATCACTTCCTTTACTTTAGCTCGGAAAGATTTAAAGTTATTAAATCAGGTTGAATGGCAAAGAATTGTCCTAGATGAAGCTCAAAACATTAAGAATCCTAGCACTGCTCAAACTAAGGCTATTTTAAAATTAAATGCTAATTATCGTTTAGCCTTAACAGGTACTCCTGTGGAAAATCGTCTCTTGGATTTGTGGTCAATTTTTAACTTTCTTAATCCGGGTTATTTGGGTAAACAAACTCAATTTCGTAAATCCTTTGAGATACCAATTCAGAAGAATAATGATAAAAAACAGTCTGTTGTCTTAAAAAAATTAATTGAACCTTTTATTTTAAGAAGGTTAAAAACTGATAAAAATATTATTAAAGATTTGCCTGATAAAGTAGAGCATAAACAATATTGTAATTTAACCAAAGAACAGGCTTCTTTATATGAATTAGTGGTGAAAGAAGTATCGGGAGAATTAGAAGAAGCGGAGGGAATGCAAAGGAAAGGTTTAATACTTTCTACCCTGATGCGTCTTAAACAAATTTGCAATCATCCTCGTCAATTTTTACAGGATAATAGTGATTTTAACCCCCAACGCTCCCACAAACTAGAAAGATTAGGGGAGATGGTTGAAGAAGTAATTGCAGAGGGTGAAAGTCTCTTAATTTTTAGTCAATTTACGGAAATTGGGGAGGCTTTACAACATTATTTTAAACAAAAATTTTACTATAATACTTATTATTTGCATGGGGGTACTTCTCGAAAAAAAAGGGAGCAAATCATTGAGGAATTTCAAGGAGAAAATACTGAACCTTCGGTGTTTATTTTGTCTTTAAAAGCAGGGGGTGTAGGCATAACTTTAACTAAGGCAAATCATGTGTTTCATTTTGATCGCTGATGGAATCCTGCGGTGGAAAATCAAGCCACTGATAGGGCGTTTAGAATCGGGCAGAAGAAGAATGTTTTTGTCCATAAGTTTGTCACTTTAGGTACACTAGAGGAAAGAATTGATTTGATGATTGAGGATAAGAAAAAAATAGCAGATGCCATCGTTGGTTCTGATGAGTCGTGGTTAACGGAATTGGATAACGATAGTTTTAAGGAGTTAATCGCTCTTAACCGTCAGGCTATTATTTAGATGATATTGATTAAAAATAAAGAAAAAATAATTATTGAATAAAGTTGGAAATTAATGGCAAATTATCAGATAAAAAATGATGGTCAAATTGAATTAATCAAAGAAAATTCGTTTAAACTAGAAAAAGAAATTCAGATTTTAACCGAACAAAATTTAAACTTAATTTTTGGATTAGATTTTATTAAATCCGAATTTAGTCTTAATGGTTTTCGGATAGATACACTGGCATTTGATAGAAACGTTAGTGCTTTCGTAATTATAGAGTACAAGCGTGATAAAAATTTTAGTGTAATTGATCAAGGATATGCTTATTTGTCATTAATGTTGAATAATAAAGCTGATTTTATTTTAGAAAATAATGAATGCAGTAAACAAACTTTAAAGAAAAATGATGTTGATTGGTCACAATCGAGAGTTTTATTTATTTCTCCGTCATTTACAACATATCAAATAGAAGCAATTAATTTTAAAGATTTACCAATTGAACTTTGGGAAGTGAAAAGATATAGTAACCAAACGGTGAATTATAGTCAGATTAAAACTAGAGGTTCTCAAGAAAGTATAAAAACAATTTCCAGAGACGATCAAATTGTGGAGACTGTTAATAAGGAAATAAAAGTTTATACAGAAGAAGAACACTCAATATCGACATCACCAGAAATTTTAGAATTATATGGAATGCTAAAAAATGCAATAATGAACTTAGATGGAATTGAGTTAAAACCCACTAAAAAATATCTTGCTTTTGTTGGTAATTCAAATATAGTAGATGTTCATATTCAGAAAAAAGCATTAAAAATTTGGATAAACTTATCAAAAGGAGAATTAGACGATCCCAAAAATCTAGCCAGAGATGTTTTCGGTATTGGACATTGGGGAAATGGAGATTACGAGTTACAAATTCAAGATGACGGAAACATTGATTATATTATGTCGTTAATCAAACAGTCTTATAAAAAGAATAAAAAATAATTAAACAATCCAAATTCTAAAATAAAGATGCGATCGCCCCGGTTGTAGGGTAATTTAAGGAAATATAACTCATCATTAATAATCTATAATCAAAGCAGTTAGTGATATTAAGGAGAGATTTATTTTTATGATCCTCAGACAACCTCGCTATAGTAAAGAAGAATTTGCCAGTCGTGGCAATGAAATCTATGAAAATAAAATTCGTCCTTCTTTTTGAATTGATGAAATCCCCTTTAGGACAAATTTTATCTCAAGGATTAATCACAGAGAACTTAACACCAGAGCCAGTAGAATCCTATTATACTAAACCAATCTTAGTAACAGCTAATAGCAACATAAATCAAAAAGAATTTTGGCAAGGAGATAAAAGAATACCAGAACATTTACCAGATAATTCCCCTAATACTATTCCCGCTATAGTAGTCAAAAAAGCTGGAGATTATCCTCAATTTTGGCATCAAGATACTTCTTTTATCGAAGTAATGAGCGATTTTTATGCCAGAATTAGGAAAAATTAAGCCAGTGATAGTTAGTTAAGCGCCCTCCACCCCATCCCCTCTTACTTTTTACTTTTTACTTTTTACTTAAAAAGCGCCCTCCACCCCATGCCATCACCTAAAAACTTTCTCTTACTCCCCTCTCCTGTGGGAGAGGGGTTGGGGGTGAGGGTTAATTTTTCTTACCTTTACCCAACAAACCAAATACGCCCACTCCAATTAAACCAAATAGTAAGGATGGTTCAGGAACAGTTACTGAAGAAAGGGCTTGACCAACGATTAAATCATCAACAGTGGCGAATTGAGTGTCAACATTTTGGATCAAACTCAGGAAACGAAATTACCCTTTAATCATACATTTAGTGTCATCAAAAAAGATCATTTTTGTTGTAGCCTATTTTTGAGGAAACCAATCCTGATCCAATAACTTTTCTAAAGTATAAGGGCATTGTTGCGGAAAAGTATCTAAACCTGATTTGTTAACTACATATTTGCGACAATATCCATAGGAATCAATTAAATTATTATCTAAATAATTATAAAAGTTAGTAGTCATTCGCTTATTAATTTGTCTGCGAAAACTTCTAATTTCTGATTGCCAATGACGATAATTTATGTCGTATTCGACATCCCAATAATCGAGCAATAGCAAATGTATAATTACTTGCTCTAATAGACTTACCATCGCCAGTTTTCTTTCTCTACCCAAATCTTCTAACTCCTCAATTAAATTATCTAAGTCTAACTCAGCTAATCTTTTTTCTTTTAGTAAGTTTATCGTTTCTTCTATCCATAAATAATCATCAATTTCATACAATTCTTTTAAGTTTATTTTTTCTTTTACAGCCATATTTTTCTAGCCTTTAATTTGCTAACTTATAACTTTTACATTATAACAACAGCGCCCTCCACCCCATGCCATCACCTCAAAACTTCCTCTTACTCCCCTCTCCTGTGGGAGCAGGGCGTTTTCATTCTCAAAAATGTTAGTTTCTCAAACTAGCCAATAATCTGAAATTCAGAGGTTTTTAACTACTAATAAATCAATTAATAGTAAAAAATCCTCCTGTCTCCCTGAATCTCCCCCCTTTTTAAGGGGGGTTGGGGGGGATCATCCTTATATTGTCTTCTTGTCAAAAACAAATCAATTTTGATCCTGACTTTGAAAACACCCTGCTGTGGGAGAGGGGTTGGGGGTGAGGGTTAATTTTTCTTACCTTGATTAAGTAGAATACAGATTTTGATTAAACTCCCACAGCAACACCCGTTTGCACTTGCCATAACCCCTGATATACCCCATGTTTAGCAATTAAATCATCATGAGTGCCACTTTCCACAATTTTGCCCCTTTCTACCACATAAATACAATGCGCGTGACGAATAGTCGAAAGGCGATGGGCAATCATAATGGTTGTACGACCTTCTGTAATACGTTGTAGTGAACGAGCGATGGCCGCTTCTGTTTCATTATCTACTGCTGAAGTGGCTTCATCTAAGATTAAAATAGGCGGATTTTTCAACACGGCGCGCGCTATGGAAAGGCGCTGTCTTTGCCCACCCGAAAGTTTTTGCCCCCTTTCCCCCACAATGGTATCATAGCCTTGGGGTAATTCCATGATAAATTGATGTGCTTCAGCCACTTGCGCAGCGCCCACCACCTCTCTTTCAGTAGCATTGGGATTACCATAGGCAATATTTTCCCTCACGCTACCGTGAAACAAAAACACATCTTGACTCACTAAACCAATGGCTTTGCGTAAGTCATATAAAACGATGTCTTGAATGTTGACACCATCTAAGGTAATTACCCCCTGATGAATTTCGTATAATCTGAGAAGTAATTTAACGATGGTACTCTTTCCTGAGCCTGTAGAACCAACAATGGCGGTAGTTTTTCCAGCAGGAATATGTAAATTAAGATTTTCTAATATCGACTCTCTTTCTTGATAAGCAAAAGAAACGTTTTTAAATTGA contains these protein-coding regions:
- a CDS encoding DUF29 domain-containing protein — its product is MAVKEKINLKELYEIDDYLWIEETINLLKEKRLAELDLDNLIEELEDLGRERKLAMVSLLEQVIIHLLLLDYWDVEYDINYRHWQSEIRSFRRQINKRMTTNFYNYLDNNLIDSYGYCRKYVVNKSGLDTFPQQCPYTLEKLLDQDWFPQK
- a CDS encoding PEP-CTERM sorting domain-containing protein; the encoded protein is MIQNVDTQFATVDDLIVGQALSSVTVPEPSLLFGLIGVGVFGLLGKGKKN